From the genome of Haloplanus sp. XH21, one region includes:
- a CDS encoding AMP-binding protein: protein MSNDFETSSERSIAPPEEFVDQANVTDPNIYAKFEEQWPHCWERAAECLDWDRPFDTTMEPMDSPPYARWFVGGELNASRNCVDRHVQAGRGDEPALRWIGERGVTKTYTYSMLQREVNEVAAMLRELGVSAGDPVALYLPRIPELPIAMLAAARLGSPHVVVFAEYSGSVLESFMRETGARTLLTCDGFYQEGQVRSLSSEARCGVEELPWDVTSVTLAHIHNESPNFGHDFERLREKCRGETVTPVPRASSDPLFYCYASGPTGGPIGMEHVVGEYLPYVAWTAATVLDLKPADTFWCPAGIEWITGHSYVVYGPLAHGATSILYEGAPAYPDKHRPWRIIENNDVTQFYTTPTAIRTFMEWGEEYPDVHDLSSLRLLGTVGQRIEPETWRWFYQNVGDERCPIVDTWYQAETGGITLSTIPGISDMKPGSVGPPLPGIEATIVNADGERVDPGEAGYLVLEKPWPGIFRPVREPDDKAQEYWTEFGTPEKDWRYFTEDGAMADRDGYITVLGRLDNVINIGHYSKNRVHVSEIERVIAEMPDVEDVGVICGGHEILGEAPYAFVVTTECADRDFEKRIAEKVEDDLAAQARPEAVFRVSELPRTYSGGILRQVLADLVNGERLGDTDLLRNPDILDDIAVEIRLRLEDSELS from the coding sequence ATGTCTAATGATTTTGAGACTTCATCGGAACGGAGCATAGCTCCTCCCGAAGAATTTGTCGATCAAGCTAATGTTACGGATCCTAATATTTATGCCAAATTCGAGGAACAGTGGCCTCACTGTTGGGAACGGGCCGCTGAGTGCCTCGACTGGGATCGGCCCTTCGACACAACCATGGAGCCCATGGATTCCCCTCCCTATGCCCGGTGGTTCGTCGGTGGCGAACTCAACGCATCGAGAAACTGTGTCGACCGTCACGTCCAAGCCGGCCGTGGTGACGAGCCAGCGCTCCGGTGGATCGGCGAACGTGGAGTGACGAAGACATACACCTACTCGATGCTTCAGCGTGAGGTCAATGAAGTCGCAGCGATGCTCCGGGAGCTCGGAGTGTCAGCCGGCGATCCAGTGGCGCTCTACCTGCCACGGATTCCAGAACTTCCGATTGCGATGCTGGCTGCCGCACGTCTTGGCTCCCCTCACGTCGTTGTATTCGCGGAATATTCGGGTTCTGTTCTCGAGTCGTTCATGCGAGAAACCGGCGCACGAACCTTGCTGACTTGCGATGGATTCTATCAGGAGGGCCAAGTACGGTCTCTCAGCAGCGAAGCTCGGTGTGGAGTCGAAGAGCTGCCGTGGGACGTTACGAGCGTGACGCTGGCTCACATCCATAACGAAAGTCCGAACTTCGGGCACGATTTCGAGCGCCTGCGTGAGAAGTGTCGTGGCGAAACAGTGACACCGGTACCCCGAGCGTCAAGCGATCCGCTCTTTTATTGCTATGCCTCGGGCCCGACTGGAGGACCGATCGGAATGGAACATGTCGTCGGGGAGTATCTCCCCTATGTGGCCTGGACAGCTGCGACAGTACTTGACCTCAAGCCGGCAGATACGTTCTGGTGCCCCGCTGGCATCGAGTGGATCACTGGGCATTCGTACGTCGTCTATGGCCCGCTCGCCCACGGGGCAACGAGCATCCTCTACGAGGGCGCACCGGCATATCCAGACAAGCATCGTCCGTGGCGAATTATCGAGAACAACGACGTCACACAATTCTACACGACACCGACCGCCATTCGGACGTTCATGGAATGGGGAGAAGAGTATCCCGACGTCCACGATCTCAGTTCGCTTCGGCTACTCGGTACCGTTGGCCAGCGTATCGAGCCGGAGACTTGGCGATGGTTCTATCAGAACGTTGGGGACGAACGCTGCCCTATTGTCGATACGTGGTACCAAGCCGAAACGGGGGGGATTACACTTTCGACGATTCCGGGGATTAGTGATATGAAGCCGGGATCAGTCGGGCCGCCGCTCCCCGGTATCGAAGCGACAATTGTCAATGCTGACGGGGAGCGTGTCGATCCAGGGGAGGCGGGATATCTGGTTCTCGAGAAGCCTTGGCCGGGTATCTTCAGACCAGTACGAGAACCGGACGATAAGGCGCAAGAGTACTGGACTGAGTTCGGAACACCCGAGAAGGATTGGAGGTACTTCACAGAAGACGGAGCGATGGCTGATCGAGACGGATACATAACCGTCCTTGGGCGCCTCGATAACGTGATTAACATCGGCCACTACAGCAAGAACCGCGTTCACGTGAGTGAAATCGAGCGAGTTATCGCTGAAATGCCAGACGTTGAAGATGTTGGTGTTATCTGTGGCGGACACGAGATCCTGGGAGAGGCACCGTATGCATTCGTGGTTACTACCGAGTGTGCCGACCGGGACTTCGAGAAGCGTATCGCTGAGAAGGTAGAAGACGATCTCGCCGCCCAAGCCCGTCCCGAAGCGGTTTTCAGAGTTTCCGAACTCCCGCGAACCTACTCCGGCGGTATATTGCGTCAAGTACTAGCGGATCTAGTGAACGGCGAACGGCTCGGCGATACAGATCTTCTCCGTAATCCCGACATCTTGGACGACATTGCGGTCGAAATACGCCTCCGTCTCGAAGACAGCGAGTTGTCCTGA
- a CDS encoding type IV secretory system conjugative DNA transfer family protein produces the protein MTEQTPSELPAVDNGDDEYIRITPSRSDLAPETVVRQLAGLHGLDAGNDGFLESIGPFGDPPPVFEFLAVSEGADEPVEFYYGANRRLDAFEERLRTLYPPTVTFERATLDLEAKLLPSTADPTQDHSAGGDESHGINSRTAEESSGDPSSDSEPVTLFDSSGEEPVGDGGSVLSESSTSLDEDVDLFEADSSDESTAAGPSDSELDADHQPAHTQPTVDETTPLGISWHGQATRREDWMTTLTQFTNTEDDDDDHARAPLASLIDQLTRAEHPIAFQVLFQRKSDWTHEARERQRKLREGEDRVVDWFFGELLGNTENEPQSPSNTGRQRRYLDIGGRERVEAIDEKEPQHTFTVNMRALSLVDSERQRERVDHRLDDIGSVFDHLNGPHYRLRPKRIRRGLRKGRRAKKHADRVLNATLATKSDWRKTRPDLVLGPAELANFVVVPPATDLTTEGGRGSDAEPESRTPLPLPAQDHMDAFTDSGMAIGRGLGEDGTPTPEPMRIPPHLLPFHVGRFAKSGAGKSVALINDALSLYDQTTGPVFLIDSKGGNLPENYMRAHAKRFGTEDLEENVLHFSVPDILPGFAFFDITPALQDGVRRVDAIQDKADHYEELIKLVMGPERYEDAIASPTLIKYLIKAMYDEEYGLENGHFRQDTNYFTHDQFEQAVTQFHAAGPPDSTPEDAPRASDPQVAEKLERHLRSNPATFSNVVSGISNRMDYITQDAHLRRIFNNTQSQFDFRDLLDEDKVVIFDLGDLRDEAARVMTGVILTQLYDAVKRRDGDELARKPDDYVANLLIDEASSVVVSDTLTTLLEKGREFRLSIELVTQFPEQMKEAGNREVYLNVLNNIGSPLVGKIAVDADIAEALSHEAMDPVEFKNRISSLPRGEWIAQLPSPEFGETGPDPFSIEPLPIPPGPPDSEQPLTGAQEERFQDALEAVHEHTREEYGVAGGTTVESRDAATDVALENADDLPLEVAMARAIRAVQLSNDVRETNGWVSVEEVDDELLSRIEEGTIEAQGYETLPEVREASSLIEVDLPSGGSSVQCRLTDEGEEAATPDTSTSPTGGGEHHDAVLETVEQSLATAGFSVEVLDQNGESRPDAIATHSDLDWELQIEVETTTHVRPAKVLSNLRKAQEQERIPLFVVADHDDQPAAEIADRLAKILSEPRNQLSSGETRLYTMNHNVTFNGGARAADGVTAVRPATGGSRHTRWFVREGAFVLEDSAGDQHARIDSFDAVSKDQFPATYSYDAESETYTVFRPGELPESYESREAFEADWVPVKRPFVPSTDLPVPDYAQSSYTISILTSDGEPDLQLYKPVSDTVQDLSVLVEAIQGSELHPAGIEPTDTEEDPFGIGAFVRDKITECDEEFVPIAYVYEAYEEYVEDREYERKKKPRFTPAFREYADFDRKRKWVDEETRRCYIGIQLSDAGDQEDSGDAGA, from the coding sequence ATGACTGAGCAGACCCCGTCAGAACTCCCGGCAGTGGATAACGGCGACGACGAGTATATCCGGATCACTCCCTCCCGAAGCGACCTCGCGCCGGAGACCGTCGTCCGTCAGCTGGCCGGCCTCCACGGCCTTGACGCCGGCAACGACGGATTTCTCGAAAGTATCGGTCCCTTCGGCGATCCGCCACCGGTGTTCGAGTTCCTCGCAGTGAGTGAGGGGGCAGACGAGCCGGTCGAGTTCTATTACGGGGCCAACCGTCGGTTGGATGCCTTCGAGGAACGCCTCCGGACGCTGTATCCACCGACCGTCACGTTCGAGCGGGCCACCCTTGACTTGGAAGCGAAGCTACTCCCATCGACAGCAGACCCGACGCAGGACCACAGTGCCGGGGGAGACGAGAGCCACGGAATAAACTCCAGGACAGCTGAGGAATCCTCCGGAGACCCAAGTTCGGATTCAGAGCCTGTGACTCTCTTCGATTCATCGGGGGAGGAACCGGTCGGTGACGGCGGAAGTGTGCTGTCGGAGAGCTCCACGTCGCTAGACGAGGACGTGGATCTGTTCGAGGCCGATTCGAGTGATGAGTCCACAGCGGCTGGTCCATCCGACTCCGAACTCGATGCCGATCACCAGCCGGCTCATACGCAACCGACCGTCGATGAGACGACCCCACTCGGAATCAGCTGGCACGGGCAGGCTACCCGGCGGGAAGACTGGATGACGACACTAACCCAATTCACGAATACGGAAGACGACGATGACGATCACGCTCGGGCCCCGCTCGCGTCACTCATCGATCAGCTGACCCGGGCCGAACACCCGATCGCGTTCCAGGTACTCTTTCAGCGGAAATCGGACTGGACGCACGAGGCACGAGAGCGCCAGCGAAAGCTCCGGGAAGGCGAAGATCGAGTCGTCGACTGGTTCTTCGGAGAACTCCTCGGAAACACGGAGAACGAACCACAGAGCCCGTCGAACACCGGGCGACAGCGTCGGTATCTCGACATCGGTGGGCGGGAGCGAGTCGAGGCTATCGACGAGAAGGAGCCACAGCACACGTTCACGGTGAATATGCGGGCACTTTCGCTCGTGGATTCCGAGCGACAACGAGAGCGGGTTGACCATCGTCTCGACGATATCGGGTCCGTGTTCGATCACCTGAACGGGCCGCACTATCGGCTCCGACCGAAGCGCATCCGCCGTGGGCTTCGAAAGGGACGGCGGGCCAAGAAGCACGCCGACCGGGTACTCAACGCTACGTTGGCTACCAAGAGCGACTGGCGGAAAACCCGCCCCGATCTCGTCCTCGGGCCGGCTGAGTTGGCGAACTTCGTGGTCGTTCCGCCGGCGACTGACCTCACGACCGAGGGCGGGCGGGGGTCCGACGCCGAACCCGAGAGCCGGACGCCCCTGCCACTCCCGGCGCAGGACCACATGGATGCGTTTACCGACTCCGGGATGGCTATCGGCCGCGGTCTCGGGGAGGACGGCACGCCCACGCCGGAGCCGATGCGGATTCCCCCGCATCTACTTCCGTTCCACGTCGGCCGGTTCGCGAAGAGCGGCGCCGGCAAATCGGTCGCGTTGATCAACGATGCGCTCTCCCTGTACGACCAGACCACGGGCCCAGTGTTCCTCATCGACTCCAAGGGCGGGAACCTCCCCGAGAACTATATGCGGGCCCACGCGAAGCGGTTCGGGACTGAGGACCTCGAGGAGAACGTCCTCCACTTCTCGGTGCCCGACATCCTGCCTGGCTTCGCGTTCTTCGACATCACGCCGGCGCTACAGGACGGGGTCCGTCGCGTCGACGCGATTCAGGACAAGGCCGACCACTACGAGGAGCTCATCAAGCTCGTAATGGGGCCGGAGCGGTACGAGGACGCCATCGCCTCGCCGACGCTCATCAAGTACCTCATCAAGGCGATGTACGACGAGGAGTACGGCCTCGAAAACGGACATTTCCGGCAGGATACGAACTACTTCACCCACGACCAGTTCGAGCAGGCGGTGACCCAGTTCCACGCCGCCGGGCCACCAGATTCGACACCCGAAGATGCACCGCGAGCCAGCGACCCGCAAGTCGCGGAGAAACTTGAGCGACACCTGCGCTCGAACCCGGCGACGTTCTCGAACGTCGTGAGCGGCATCAGCAACCGGATGGACTACATCACGCAGGACGCCCACCTCCGCCGGATCTTCAACAATACCCAGTCGCAATTCGACTTTCGCGACCTCCTCGACGAGGACAAGGTAGTCATCTTCGACCTCGGTGATCTCCGCGACGAGGCCGCTCGCGTGATGACCGGCGTCATCCTGACACAACTCTATGACGCTGTCAAGCGTCGCGACGGCGACGAGCTGGCCCGCAAGCCAGACGACTACGTTGCGAACCTGCTCATCGACGAAGCGTCGTCGGTCGTCGTCTCGGATACACTGACGACGCTGCTCGAAAAGGGACGGGAGTTCCGGCTCTCCATCGAACTCGTGACGCAGTTCCCCGAGCAGATGAAGGAGGCTGGCAACCGCGAGGTCTACCTGAACGTCCTGAACAACATCGGCAGTCCGCTCGTCGGGAAGATCGCCGTCGACGCCGACATCGCCGAGGCACTCTCACACGAGGCGATGGATCCCGTCGAGTTCAAGAATCGGATCAGTTCGCTCCCGCGTGGCGAGTGGATCGCCCAGCTCCCGAGTCCGGAATTCGGCGAAACCGGTCCCGACCCATTCAGTATCGAACCCCTCCCGATTCCGCCCGGTCCTCCCGATAGCGAGCAGCCTCTGACTGGTGCGCAGGAAGAGCGATTCCAGGATGCCCTAGAGGCCGTTCACGAGCATACCCGAGAGGAGTACGGGGTGGCTGGCGGGACGACCGTGGAGAGCCGTGACGCTGCGACTGACGTCGCTCTGGAGAACGCCGACGATCTGCCGTTGGAGGTCGCGATGGCCCGGGCGATTCGCGCTGTCCAGCTGTCGAACGACGTCCGCGAGACGAACGGCTGGGTCTCCGTCGAGGAAGTCGACGACGAACTGCTCTCGCGAATCGAGGAAGGAACCATCGAGGCGCAGGGCTACGAGACGCTGCCGGAGGTACGGGAGGCGTCCTCGCTCATCGAGGTCGATCTCCCGTCCGGGGGATCGTCGGTGCAGTGTCGGCTCACAGATGAGGGTGAGGAGGCAGCCACGCCCGACACGTCGACGTCACCGACCGGCGGGGGCGAGCACCACGATGCAGTCCTTGAAACGGTCGAGCAGTCGCTCGCAACTGCGGGGTTCTCCGTGGAGGTCCTCGATCAGAACGGTGAGTCCCGACCCGATGCCATCGCAACCCATTCGGACCTCGACTGGGAGCTCCAGATCGAAGTCGAAACCACCACCCATGTCCGCCCGGCGAAGGTCCTCTCGAACCTCCGGAAAGCCCAGGAACAGGAGCGAATTCCGTTGTTCGTCGTCGCAGACCACGACGATCAACCAGCCGCCGAGATCGCCGACCGGCTCGCGAAAATCCTCAGCGAGCCGCGAAATCAGCTCTCCTCCGGTGAGACGCGCTTGTATACGATGAACCACAACGTCACATTCAACGGCGGTGCGCGAGCCGCGGATGGGGTGACGGCCGTCCGACCGGCCACCGGTGGTAGTCGCCATACCCGCTGGTTCGTGCGAGAAGGTGCGTTCGTCCTTGAGGACAGTGCTGGAGACCAGCACGCCCGGATCGACTCCTTCGACGCCGTGTCGAAAGACCAGTTCCCAGCGACGTACAGCTACGACGCCGAGAGCGAGACCTACACCGTCTTCAGGCCGGGAGAACTCCCCGAGTCCTACGAGTCACGAGAGGCGTTCGAAGCGGACTGGGTGCCCGTCAAGCGTCCGTTCGTGCCCAGTACCGACCTGCCCGTTCCGGACTATGCGCAGAGTTCGTATACAATTAGTATTCTCACCAGCGACGGTGAACCGGATCTTCAGCTCTACAAGCCGGTATCGGATACGGTCCAAGATCTCTCAGTACTCGTTGAGGCGATTCAAGGTAGTGAACTTCACCCAGCAGGGATTGAACCGACGGATACCGAGGAAGATCCGTTCGGAATTGGGGCCTTCGTGCGCGATAAGATCACCGAGTGTGATGAGGAGTTCGTCCCGATCGCATATGTCTACGAGGCATACGAAGAATACGTCGAGGATCGTGAGTATGAGCGAAAAAAGAAACCCCGGTTCACCCCAGCATTCCGTGAGTATGCTGACTTCGACCGTAAGAGGAAGTGGGTGGATGAAGAAACCCGACGCTGTTACATCGGGATCCAACTGAGCGACGCCGGCGATCAAGAGGATTCGGGTGATGCCGGTGCGTAG
- the fmdA gene encoding formamidase, translating into MPEVKFEVDVDSPPDEQPDANPFNRWHPDIPAVVEVDDGETARLEALDWTGGQITDNDDPNEVRDVDLSQVHYLAGPVHVNGAEPGDLLKVEFLDMGPLNGRAEWGFTGTFSQQNGGGFLTDHFRNAAKSIWDVDGYTVSSRHIPDVRYEGKIHPGLAGCAPSQELLDKWNEREQALIDKFEEDPESIPNHPTGEHEPGVANPPTPEGAQMGEMDPAEAEAAAEEAARTVPPREHGGNHDIKDLSIGSTVYFPVYVEGGKFGVGDFHASQGDGEVTFCGAIEMPGYVDCKFEVVKNGMEKHGVTHPIFEPGHRGPNFEDYVTFCGYSVTEDGEQKYIDSHTAYRRACLQAIDYLKEFGYTGQQALHILGTVPIEGRQSGVVDVPNACSTLALPTGAFEFDISPGSLGNAKDRGDLVVTDDPLG; encoded by the coding sequence ATGGTGAGACTGCCCGTCTCGAAGCACTGGACTGGACTGGTGGTCAGATCACCGATAACGACGACCCGAACGAAGTTCGGGACGTCGACCTCAGCCAAGTTCACTACTTGGCCGGCCCAGTTCACGTCAATGGTGCCGAACCCGGTGACCTCCTGAAAGTTGAGTTCCTCGATATGGGTCCCCTCAACGGCCGCGCCGAATGGGGGTTCACTGGCACTTTCTCACAGCAGAACGGCGGCGGCTTCCTCACAGATCACTTCCGGAACGCCGCCAAGTCTATCTGGGATGTCGACGGCTACACCGTTTCCTCCCGACACATCCCCGACGTGCGCTACGAGGGGAAGATTCATCCTGGACTTGCAGGATGTGCCCCCAGTCAGGAACTCCTCGACAAATGGAACGAGCGAGAGCAGGCGCTCATCGACAAGTTCGAGGAGGACCCTGAATCGATCCCGAACCATCCGACTGGCGAGCACGAGCCTGGAGTGGCGAATCCGCCGACCCCAGAGGGTGCTCAGATGGGCGAAATGGATCCCGCCGAGGCCGAGGCTGCTGCCGAAGAAGCCGCCCGCACGGTCCCGCCACGCGAACACGGCGGTAACCACGACATCAAGGACCTCTCAATCGGTTCGACCGTCTACTTCCCCGTCTACGTCGAGGGTGGCAAGTTCGGAGTCGGTGACTTCCACGCCTCACAGGGCGACGGCGAAGTCACCTTCTGTGGCGCCATCGAGATGCCCGGCTACGTCGACTGCAAGTTCGAGGTTGTGAAAAATGGGATGGAGAAGCACGGCGTCACTCATCCGATCTTCGAGCCGGGTCACCGTGGACCCAACTTCGAGGACTACGTCACCTTCTGTGGCTACTCCGTCACCGAGGACGGCGAACAGAAGTACATCGACTCGCATACCGCCTACCGACGGGCTTGTCTGCAGGCCATCGACTACCTGAAGGAGTTCGGGTACACGGGTCAGCAGGCGCTCCACATTCTGGGGACGGTCCCCATCGAGGGCCGCCAGAGCGGTGTCGTTGACGTGCCGAACGCGTGTTCGACGCTTGCGCTCCCCACCGGTGCCTTCGAGTTCGACATCTCACCCGGAAGTCTCGGGAACGCTAAGGATCGCGGTGACCTCGTCGTCACCGACGACCCGCTCGGATAG
- a CDS encoding MOSC domain-containing protein, whose product MAHVENLWVYPVKGLDRMTVKTISINDAGTFQGDREYAMLDPAENNVIEDRFDSVGKTFNGKEIDHTHEVQSAFDPESHELTLTMRENGAEVTFDLQTERDAASEWFSEFVGKPVELRHREPPSFIDRPNLGPSVISTGTLEEVASWFDDMTVDGARIRLRPNIEIGGVPPFWEDRFLGDDPSGFEVNGTWFDGAEACARCVVPSRDPDTGKPIEDFEQRFAKYREETLPDWAPREEFEHFFTVMLITKVPEEDYGSTISVGDEVTVGDPLEV is encoded by the coding sequence ATGGCTCACGTTGAGAATCTTTGGGTCTACCCAGTCAAGGGATTGGACCGGATGACAGTCAAAACCATTAGCATCAACGACGCCGGCACTTTCCAGGGTGACCGGGAGTATGCAATGTTGGACCCAGCTGAAAATAACGTGATTGAGGACCGATTTGATTCAGTCGGCAAGACGTTCAACGGGAAAGAGATCGATCACACTCACGAGGTGCAGTCAGCCTTTGATCCGGAGTCCCACGAACTCACGTTGACCATGCGCGAAAATGGGGCGGAAGTCACGTTCGATCTGCAGACCGAACGCGACGCCGCAAGTGAATGGTTCAGCGAGTTCGTTGGAAAACCGGTCGAACTGCGCCATCGAGAACCACCATCGTTTATCGACCGGCCGAACCTAGGTCCCTCCGTCATTAGCACTGGAACCCTCGAAGAAGTGGCATCGTGGTTCGACGACATGACCGTGGACGGAGCGCGGATTCGTCTCCGGCCAAATATCGAAATCGGCGGCGTCCCACCCTTCTGGGAGGACCGTTTCCTCGGCGACGATCCCTCCGGATTCGAAGTTAATGGAACGTGGTTCGACGGTGCTGAAGCCTGTGCCCGCTGTGTTGTTCCCTCAAGAGATCCGGACACTGGCAAGCCGATCGAGGACTTCGAACAGAGATTCGCGAAGTATCGCGAGGAGACACTTCCGGACTGGGCACCGAGGGAGGAGTTTGAACACTTCTTTACCGTCATGCTCATCACGAAGGTGCCAGAGGAGGACTACGGGAGTACGATAAGCGTCGGCGACGAGGTTACGGTTGGGGATCCGCTCGAGGTGTAG
- a CDS encoding DUF7558 family protein, which translates to MQQTLAGCAFCEAPPGTETGIAYTWGKEELVSHPICVDCAIQETPDPDERDHYACDSCGLVVDALAALTRFRIELGHLEGPIQVCARCSPNGPATYWTRDLEAHIVTD; encoded by the coding sequence ATACAGCAGACGCTGGCCGGCTGTGCGTTCTGCGAGGCGCCACCCGGGACAGAAACCGGGATTGCCTACACGTGGGGGAAAGAAGAGTTGGTCAGCCACCCGATTTGCGTCGACTGTGCGATCCAAGAGACGCCGGATCCCGATGAGCGTGATCACTACGCCTGTGACAGCTGTGGCCTCGTCGTCGACGCGCTCGCAGCGCTCACACGGTTTCGGATTGAACTCGGCCATCTCGAAGGTCCGATACAGGTCTGTGCGCGGTGTAGTCCAAATGGCCCGGCAACATACTGGACACGCGATCTCGAGGCGCACATCGTCACGGACTGA
- a CDS encoding VirB4 family type IV secretion system protein, whose amino-acid sequence MIGNLLPFTSSDSSETDDEATADEAPDEEGEDAESQFTVDYEADGEAVDGIPEIHQTVVSPSSIERTPSALRTDTQWAQSLWVGEYPDAPMDGFLEKLYAAAETQQTDVSIHIDPRDTRETLDSLENKIEDLEADYEYLTEKHRASARGVEKDLEDHQEMYDVLRNTTMQAFDVSMYLTVRGNDRENIDAESVSTTARQAPANLTPVTPRWSQLKTFTSASPIALDQFNETLDSKTPMLGGAVGAMFPFVSGAFAEPGIEYGTYALNSSPLILDRFKRQTGYCMMVIGRLGAGKSFATKLRLVRRAMFDEDTVVIMLDPMRGFAGVNEALDGERITVGGRRGLNPLEIKPTPDHVLQEVDDIDPWGEQINWVMTFFATFFEHVADHPLGERNQTLRRAVQEAYEKRGITRDPETHTRDSPTIHDVITVLEEMVEDPEEYGYVTDGEQEAVQSDAQSLLKDLRPSFREGGELENLARPSEFDLDSKVIYLDLHQEEGTRGRAETSLMMQVLFNSVYERVKQTDKRVVFCIDEAHYLMNDSVSLDFLETAVRHSRHFDLSLEFITQTGGEFALTPEARTIANLCSLTVLHRVNEEKEKIAKWFDLSERQVNWVTSAKAGEDEDGYSEALVGIDQEGWFPLRIRASDYEAHVIDGGAADVAELEPEPTTSVTNPDSRPAGTRADGGEPTSTTSQEDD is encoded by the coding sequence ATGATTGGAAACCTGCTTCCGTTCACCAGCTCGGATAGTTCGGAAACCGACGACGAGGCCACGGCAGACGAGGCCCCCGACGAAGAGGGGGAAGATGCTGAATCACAGTTTACCGTGGACTACGAGGCCGACGGTGAGGCAGTCGACGGCATCCCCGAGATCCATCAGACCGTCGTCTCGCCGTCGAGTATCGAGCGAACGCCCAGCGCCCTCCGGACTGACACCCAGTGGGCGCAGAGTCTGTGGGTCGGTGAGTATCCCGATGCGCCGATGGATGGCTTCCTCGAAAAACTGTACGCGGCCGCCGAGACCCAGCAGACGGATGTCAGCATCCACATCGATCCTCGTGATACGCGAGAGACGTTGGATTCGCTGGAGAACAAGATCGAGGACCTCGAAGCCGACTACGAGTACCTGACCGAGAAGCATCGTGCGAGCGCCCGGGGCGTCGAGAAAGACCTCGAGGACCACCAGGAGATGTACGACGTCCTTCGGAACACGACGATGCAGGCGTTCGACGTCTCGATGTATCTCACGGTCAGGGGCAACGATCGCGAGAACATCGACGCCGAGTCGGTGTCGACGACAGCCCGACAAGCGCCTGCGAATCTGACGCCGGTGACGCCCCGGTGGTCACAGCTGAAGACGTTCACCTCAGCGAGCCCGATCGCCCTGGATCAGTTCAACGAGACGCTCGACAGCAAGACGCCGATGCTCGGCGGGGCAGTCGGCGCGATGTTCCCCTTCGTTTCCGGTGCGTTTGCGGAACCCGGCATCGAATACGGGACGTACGCGCTGAATTCGAGTCCACTCATCCTCGACCGCTTCAAGCGGCAAACCGGCTACTGTATGATGGTTATCGGCCGACTCGGCGCGGGCAAATCGTTCGCGACCAAGCTCCGGTTGGTGCGGCGGGCGATGTTCGACGAGGATACGGTCGTCATTATGCTCGACCCGATGCGGGGATTCGCCGGCGTCAACGAGGCACTCGATGGCGAGCGCATCACGGTCGGTGGCCGGCGGGGGCTGAACCCGCTGGAAATCAAACCGACGCCCGACCACGTCCTGCAGGAGGTCGACGACATCGACCCGTGGGGCGAACAGATCAACTGGGTGATGACCTTCTTCGCGACGTTCTTCGAGCACGTCGCAGACCATCCACTCGGCGAGCGCAACCAGACGCTCCGGCGGGCCGTACAGGAAGCCTACGAGAAGCGCGGAATCACCCGCGATCCGGAGACGCACACCCGGGACTCGCCCACCATCCACGACGTCATCACGGTCCTCGAAGAGATGGTCGAAGATCCCGAGGAGTACGGCTACGTCACAGATGGGGAGCAGGAAGCCGTCCAGTCCGATGCCCAGTCGCTACTCAAGGATCTCCGCCCGTCGTTCCGCGAAGGCGGTGAACTCGAGAACCTTGCTCGCCCCTCGGAGTTCGACCTCGATTCGAAGGTCATCTACCTCGATCTCCATCAGGAGGAGGGGACCCGTGGCCGGGCGGAGACCAGCCTGATGATGCAGGTGCTGTTCAACAGCGTCTACGAGCGGGTCAAACAGACCGACAAGCGCGTCGTCTTCTGTATCGACGAGGCGCACTACCTGATGAACGACTCCGTTTCGCTGGACTTCCTAGAGACAGCCGTCCGGCACAGCCGCCATTTCGATCTGAGCCTCGAATTCATTACGCAAACGGGGGGCGAATTCGCGCTGACGCCGGAGGCACGCACCATCGCGAACCTCTGTTCGCTGACTGTCCTCCACCGCGTCAACGAGGAGAAAGAGAAGATTGCCAAGTGGTTCGACCTCAGCGAGCGCCAGGTGAACTGGGTCACCTCCGCGAAGGCCGGCGAGGACGAGGACGGCTACTCGGAAGCGCTCGTCGGCATCGACCAGGAGGGCTGGTTCCCACTCCGAATTCGGGCGAGCGACTACGAGGCCCACGTTATCGACGGCGGCGCTGCTGACGTGGCCGAGCTCGAGCCCGAACCGACGACGAGCGTGACGAATCCAGATAGCCGACCCGCCGGCACGCGTGCCGACGGCGGTGAACCAACTAGCACTACCTCTCAGGAGGATGACTGA